A window of the Bombina bombina isolate aBomBom1 chromosome 3, aBomBom1.pri, whole genome shotgun sequence genome harbors these coding sequences:
- the LOC128653571 gene encoding pancreatic secretory granule membrane major glycoprotein GP2-like, with product MARTRLPAMQILSAFVLAALLHHAEALTCTPSCLNDEACVTNAGVSSCICNSTYYKGKTISNLQPSVTCDGKGTITPKFSICLLNYLGYNETTIQLKDHASDNCSSTYTEVDANNVRVQALQVKAQVGQCGNRVTIADSKVTYQNTLRIDILKKLLAAANPIEVNFSCSYNLTMQSSLNVTLNPIVSTTNLPGLYGEGSYPLTLAAFKSPSYTDPFQNGESVNVQTNVYLGFLINGPDGANFTLRVVKCFASPYNARNDNDPNNVPIVEGGCPAPDADFDVAVEQNGVALESRIRFSAFKFQDFDTLNIFCDARLCDKSEGCTGCKAGKASDPSLGAVSLSLNLDGQVNSGSSGTHAAFSATMMISCLLMFVFNKLY from the exons AAGCACTCACCTGCACTCCATCTTGTTTGAATGATGAGGCTTGTGTCACTAATGCTGGTGTTTCATCTTGTATATGTAATAGTACCTACTATAAGGGCAAGA CTATTTCAAATTTGCAGCCATCTGTGACATGTGATGGAAAAGGTACAATTACACCAAAATTTAGTATATGTCTTCTGAACTACCTTGGATATAATGAGACAACAATTCAGCTGAAAGATCATGCTAGTGACAACTGCAGTTCTACCTATACTGAAGTTGATGCTAATAATGTGCGCGTACAGGCTCTTCAAGTTAAAGCTCAGGTTGGACAGTGCGGAAACAGAGTAACG ATTGCCGATTCAAAAGTGACTTATCAAAACACACTTCGCATTGACATTCTGAAAAAATTACTGGCAGCTGCCAATCCTATTGAAGTCAACTTCAGTTGTTCTTACAATCTGACAATGCAGAGCAGCCTCAATGTCACTCTTAATCCAATCGTGAG TACCACTAACCTCCCAGGACTCTATGGAGAAGGATCATATCCCCTTACCTTGGCTGCTTTCAAGAGTCCATCATACACTGATCCATTTCAGAATGGGGAaagtgtaaatgtgcaaacaaatgtATACCTGGGCTTCCTTATTAATGGTCCAGATGGAGCTAACTTTACCCTAAGAGTTGTGAAATGTTTTGCATCTCCTTACAATGCTCGGAATGACAATGATCCCAACAATGTTCCAATAGTGGAAGgagg TTGTCCAGCACCTGATGCCGATTTTGATGTGGCAGTAGAACAAAATGGAGTTGCATTGGAATCCAGGATAAGATTTAGTGCATTCAAATTTCAGGATTTTGACACTCTAAACATTTTCTGTGATGCACGACTGTGTGACAAATCTGAGGGCTGTACTGGG tgTAAAGCAGGCAAAGCCTCTGATCCAAGCCTAGGTGCAGTGTCGCTGTCTTTGAATTTGGATG GTCAGGTCAATTCAGGCAGCTCAGGAACCCATGCAG CTTTTTCTGCCACCATGATGATCAGCTGCCTACTGATGTTTGTCTTCAATAAACTCTACTGA